The following are encoded together in the Primulina tabacum isolate GXHZ01 chromosome 18, ASM2559414v2, whole genome shotgun sequence genome:
- the LOC142533128 gene encoding E3 ubiquitin-protein ligase UPL1-like, with protein sequence MKLKRRRAHEVPSKIKTFINNVTATPPENIEDSLKSFFWVFDKGDFHHWVDLFNHFDTYFEKYIKPRKDLQLGDNSLESDPPFPREAVLHILRVIRIILENCTNKHFYSSYEHHLSSLLSSTDSDVVEASLQTLAAFLKKSNAKYNLIDASLRSRLFAFAQGWGGKEDGLGLISCALQNGLDPIAFELGCSLHFQFYAVSETANESTSSEQMTRGLQVIHISAVDSMKESDLELLNKLAVQYKVPHDLRFSLLTRLRFARAFSSAVTRHHYTCIRLYAFIVLVQACSDTDDLVSYLNTEPEFINELVTLLSYEDAIPGKIRILCILSLVALCQDRSRQPTVLSVVTLGGHRGILSSLMLKAVDSVVNNPSKCSIVFAECLLSLITMLVSSSSGCSAMREAGFIPTLLPLLKDVNPQHLHLVSTAVHVLEAFMDYSNPAAALFRDLGGLDDTITRLMVEVSYIENGSKQHNISVDLDCAGRGGSQIMTDTFAELDSSLPLFSEALVSYHRRLLMKALLRAISLGTYAPGTTTHVYGSEESLLPHCICIIFKRAKDFGGGVFSLAATLMSDLIHKDPTCISVLDGAGIPSAFIDAIMDGVLCSAEAITCIPQCLDALCLNNNGLQAVKERNALRCFVKVFTSKTYLRALAADTLGSLSSGLDELMRHASSLRGEGVDMLIEILNNIAKIGSGLEAASQSTHSLSCSEPVPMEIESENRYLPFVDVRDSHKPESGSSELILDASSMNVESFLPDCISNASHFLESVLQNSDTCRIFVEKKGIECVLQLFTLPLIPLSACLGQSITVAFKNFSPQHSTSLARALCLFLRDHLKLTNELLTSIGGSQFAQIEFSERVKILRCLSSLEGILYLCNSLLKGTTTIISELGSAAADVFKDLGKVYREILWQISLCCELKVEEKRNVEPDPASADRGLSTVVGRESDDDANIPSIRYINPAAVRNAPHSHWGVEREFIPTVRSGEGSSRRSRHSLARLRGSRIGRCLEAFQMDYEAGPSNAEISYCVMKQKNPEILILENLNKLASTMRSFFTALVKGFTFPNRRRTETASLVSAANSVGTALAKNFLEALGFSGYSNSNGHDISLSVKCRYLGKVVADMAALTFDSRRRTCYNAMINNFYVHGTFKELLTTFEATSQLLWTLPYVVSDSGADIVKIGEGGKPSQSSWLLDTLRSHCRELEYFVNSGLLLSSTSASQILVQPVDVGLSLGLFPVPKDPEAFICMLQSQVLDVIRPIWCHPLFPKCGPCFITSIISLMIHVCNGVSDVKRSRGGFSGTVSQRFMPPPDEAIIVTIIEMGFSRARAEEALRRAETNSVEMAMEWLFNHAEDPVQEDDELARALALSLGSSSETPKIDSADKSVHVLLEEGQAKAPPADDILATAMKLFQGSDTLAFRLTDFLVTVCNRNTGEDRMKVISYLVQQLKLYPLEFSKDSSPLGMISHTLALIISEDGSARDIAAQNGIVSIVIDILMNFMGKKEASNGLLVHKCISALLLILDNLSQTRPKLCGDGTDGAQNGPPSDSTENQSSETKNKSIPIVKDKNDCTLDGSEFEDMLGKPTGYLTMEESSKALVIACDLIKRHVPPMVMQAVLQLCARLTKSHVLALQFLESGGMIALFGIPRGSFFPGYVTLASAIIRHLLEDPQTLQTAIELEIRQTLGGNRHVGGISVRTFLTSMAPVISRNPEVFMRAALSVCQLESLGGSSIIMLSKDKEKEKPKASGVEAGASTNECRIVENKSHDGFSKYSKGHKKVSANLTQVIDFLLEIVLAYPMKEEDGCAGHLNTMEVDEPTTKKKGKLKVDETLNLGSDGLADQLASLAKMTFVLKLLSDILLMYVHAGGVILKRDLEMSQLRMSGHIGYPGQGGVIHHILHCLLPISVDKSFGSDEWRDKLSEKASWFLVVLAGRSSEGRRRVFNELFKSLSSFSQVENNPFCSNLLPDKKILAFVDLVYSILSKNSSAGNLPGSGCSPDIAKSMIDGGIVHCLSDILQAIDLDHPDALKVVNLILKSLESLTRAANANEQVLKSDVLNKKKIIGQSGRSDAQHDGIPASQELQTTEDGNEQHRAISNTGLEAYPQIMPHNDGNQTTNLNVSMEQEMRTEEIPNASPPMELELDYMHEEMEESRASPNSTQMTFRVENRVDHDMNDEEDVMGDDGDDDDDDDGEEDDEDEDIAEDGTGLMSLADTDVEDRDDTGIRDEYIDDMIDEEDDFHENRVIEVRWREALDGLDHLQVRGQTGTGGGLIDVAETFEGVTVDDLFGMRRSFGFERRRQANRTSYERSVTEGNGFQHPLLLRPSHSGDSVSVWASSGNTSQDSGGTENLDVAHFYMFDASILPHENSPSNIFGDRLGGSAPPPLADFSTGLESLHVSGRRGPSDGRWTDDGQPQAGGQATAIAQAVEEKFISLLSNNVTADNDDKFSQNLAVPDKQGGDSIIVSRLSNNVTADNGDKFSQNLAVPDKQGGDSIIADNQLEDIVDALQNDDRSHEPQLLEMGITEVLAEQAGGCQQARENVPSLIVSDIIEMGGGNVFGSESLETSSCLIAQNGVLFDMTSRDGIPSQDEGSDMSFVQDNQSSSHAPSISGSCLQVLGNHHASSSPENSDVEMGIQKLPRSEINLEEPSLQQSGLIVRDSGQADESRLNNEASNSNGIDPTFLDALPEDLRAEVLASQQAQPAQAPTPTYAPPTVEDIDPEFLAALPLDIQAEVLAQQRVQRIAQQSDGQPVDMDNASIIATFSADLREEVLLTSSEAVLSALPSPLLAEAQMLRDRALNRYHARSLFGNSQGLNSRGNRLGLGFDWRTVMDRGVGVTIGGGSSPVDNLKLKELDGEPLLNSKGLKALIRLLRLGQPLGKGLLQRLLLNLCTHSETRAILVRLLLDMINPESVGIAGGVTAKNAHRLYGCQSHINGQSQLRDGVPSIVMRRVLEILTYMSTNHSGIASLLFYFDASNISESSITSQSGGKSDKGKEKFTGEEHHLSLSESSQNGDVPLILLLRLLSQPLCLRSISHLEQVMGLLQVVVFAAAAKVECKSSVAETACQTENVSGDETAIDIQKDPHVNEVKPNPLDQSSSALNSKANCQKSDTTHDIFVRIPRQDLHNLCSLLGHEGLSDKVYSMAGEVLKKLAFVAVAHRKFFVSELSESAHRLSRSAVNELITLRDTHMLGLSSGSMAGASVLRVLQILSAVTSVGSYLNEDRVDAEVQEEHTTMSKLNVALESLWEELSECISAVESELSQNSRSPVSSINIGEQMQVSPASPPLPPGSQRLLPFIEGFFVLCEKIQSNNTILHQDNFNVTAREVKESTGSSVPSSAKCVDPCRRLDGSVTFARFAEKHRRLLNAFIRQNPALLEKSLCMMLKASRLIDFDNKRAYFRSRIRQQHDQHLSGPLRISVRRPYILEDSYNQLRKRPSQDLKGRLNVHFQGEEGIDAGGLTREWYQLLSRVLFDKGALLFTTVGNNATFQPNPNSVYQTEHLSYFRFVGRVVAKALFDGQLLDVYFTRSFYKHILGVKVTYHDIEAVDPDYYKNLKWMLENDVSDIPDLTFSIDADEEKQILYEKTEVTDYELKPGGRNIRLTEETKHEYVDLVADHILTNAIRPQITSFLGGFNELVPRELISIFNDKELELLISGLPEIDLDDLKANTEYTGYTAASNVVQWFWEVVKGFNKEDMARLLQFVTGTSKVPLEGFKALQGISGPQRFQVHKAYGAPERLPSAHTCFNQLDLPEYSSKEQLQERMLLAIHEASEGFGFG encoded by the exons ATGAAGTTGAAGCGAAGGAGGGCACATGAAGTG CCTTCTAAGATTAAAACCTTTATCAACAATGTTACCGCTACACCGCCAGAGAATATAGAAGATTCTCTGAAAAGTTTCTTTTGGGTGTTTGACAAG GGAGATTTTCATCACTGGGTTGACTTGTTTAATCATTTCGATACCTATTTTGAGAAATACATCAAGCCAAGGAAGGATTTGCAGCTTGGGGACAACTCTTTAGAATCTGATCCACCCTTCCCAAGGGAAGCTGTTCTACATATACTTCGTGTCATAAGGATAATATTAGAAAATTGCACCAATAAACATTTTTACAGCTCTTATGAG CATCACTTATCATCTTTGCTTTCTTCCACTGATTCGGATGTTGTGGAGGCTTCTCTACAAACTTTGGCTGCTTTTTTGAAGAAATCTAATGCAAAATACAATTTAATAGATGCTTCTCTACGCTCAAGATTATTTGCTTTTGCCCAAGGATGGGGGGGGAAGGAAGATGGTCTTGGATTGATTTCATGTGCTTTACAAAATGGATTGGACCCAATTGCTTTCGAGTTGGGTTGCTCTCTGCATTTTCAGTTTTATGCTGTGAGCGAAACTGCAAATGAATCGACTTCTTCTGAGCAGATGACCAGAGGTTTACAAGTCATACACATATCTGCAGTTGACTCTATGAAGGAGTCCGACCTTGAACTTCTTAATAAGTTAGCCGTACAGTATAAAGTTCCGCATGATTTGAGGTTTTCTCTTCTGACAAGATTGCGTTTTGCTAGGGCCTTTAGCTCAGCAGTTACACGCCATCATTACACATGCATCCGCCTCTATGCTTTTATAGTTCTTGTTCAAGCCTGCAGTGATACTGATGACCTGGTTTCTTACTTGAACACTGAGCCAGAGTTCATCAATGAATTGGTTACCTTGTTGAGCTATGAAGATGCAATACCTGGAAAAATTCGGATTTTATGCATTCTTTCTCTGGTTGCCCTTTGTCAAGATAGGTCTCGTCAGCCGACAGTATTGTCCGTTGTCACATTGGGGGGGCACCGTGGTATTCTATCTAGTCTTATGCTGAAAGCTGTTGATTCTGTTGTGAACAATCCATCAAAGTGTTCTATTGTTTTTGCGGAGTGTCTGTTATCTCTTATTACGATGTTAGTATCATCTTCATCAGGTTGCTCAGCCATGCGTGAAGCGGGATTTATACCGACTCTTTTACCTCTACTGAAAGATGTGAATCCTCAGCACTTGCATTTGGTTAGCACAGCTGTGCATGTTCTAGAAGCATTTATGGATTACAGCAACCCTGCTGCTGCTCTTTTTCGAGATTTGGGAGGTTTGGATGACACAATAACTCGCCTGATGGTAGAAGTATCTTATATTGAAAATGGTTCAAAGCAACATAACATTTCTGTTGACCTTGACTGTGCTGGCCGTGGTGGTTCGCAAATTATGACAGATACTTTTGCTGAACTTGATAGTTCGCTACCTCTTTTTTCTGAAGCTTTGGTTTCATATCACCGTCGGTTGTTGATGAAAGCCTTATTGCGAGCTATATCTCTTGGTACTTATGCACCTGGGACAACAACTCACGTGTATGGCTCCGAAGAGAGCCTGTTGCCACATTGTATATGCATAATATTTAAAAGAGCAAAAGACTTTGGTGGTGGTGTATTTTCATTGGCAGCTACTCTCATGAGTGATTTAATTCACAAAGATCCTACTTGTATCTCTGTCTTAGATGGAGCAGGTATTCCTTCCGCTTTTATAGATGCTATCATGGATGGTGTTCTTTGTTCTGCTGAGGCGATTACTTGTATACCACAATGTCTTGATGCTCTTTGTTTGAACAACAATGGTCTTCAGGCTGTGAAAGAACGTAATGCTTTGAGGTGCTTTGTAAAAGTTTTTACATCCAAAACATACCTACGAGCCCTTGCTGCTGATACTCTTGGCTCGTTATCTAGTGGTTTGGATGAACTAATGCGCCATGCTTCCTCATTGCGTGGCGAAGGAGTTGATATGCTGATTGAAATACTGAACAATATTGCAAAAATTGGATCTGGGCTTGAAGCAGCTTCTCAGTCTACACATTCTTTAAGCTGTTCTGAACCTGTTCCTATGGAAATTGAATCTGAGAATAGATATTTACCCTTTGTAGATGTTAGAGATTCACATAAACCCGAAAGTGGATCATCGGAATTAATTCTGGATGCTTCATCGATGAATGTGGAATCATTTTTGCCTGATTGTATTTCCAATGCTTCTCATTTTCTCGAATCAGTTCTTCAGAATTCTGATACATGCCGAATTTTTGTTGAAAAGAAAGGGATCGAGTGTGTCTTGCAATTGTTTACTTTACCTCTCATACCCCTTTCAGCTTGTCTTGGCCAAAGCATCACTGTTGCATTTAAAAACTTTTCTCCTCAGCATTCTACTTCACTCGCTCGTGCACTGTGTCTATTTCTGAGAGACCATTTGAAGTTAACGAATGAGCTTTTAACTTCAATTGGGGGATCCCAATTTGCTCAGATTGAATTTTCTGAAAGAGTAAAGATCTTGAGGTGTCTCTCCAGTTTGGAAGGCATCCTGTACCTTTGCAATTCTTTGCTAAAAGGTACTACTACCATTATCTCTGAATTGGGTTCTGCTGCTGCTGATGTGTTTAAGGATCTTGGCAAGGTTTATCGTGAAATTCTTTGGCAAATATCTTTGTGTTGTGAGTTGAAAGTAGAGGAGAAGCGGAATGTTGAACCGGACCCTGCAAGTGCAGATAGGGGACTGTCTACTGTCGTTGGAAGGGAGAGTGATGATGATGCTAATATTCCATCTATCAGGTACATTAATCCTGCTGCTGTCAGAAATGCACCTCACTCACATTGGGGAGTTGAGCGTGAGTTTATACCAACGGTCCGTTCAGGTGAAGGTTCCAGTCGTCGCAGTCGGCATAGTTTGGCTCGTCTTCGGGGTAGCAGGATTGGCAGGTGTTTGGAAGCTTTCCAAATGGATTATGAAGCTGGACCAAGTAATGCAGAGATTTCTTATTGTGTAATGAAGCAAAAAAATCCTGAAATACTAATTTTGGAAAACCTCAATAAGCTTGCTTCAACAATGCGCTCATTCTTCACAGCTCTAGTGAAAGGTTTTACTTTCCCAAATCGTCGAAGGACTGAAACTGCATCCCTGGTCTCTGCTGCTAATAGTGTTGGAACTGCTTTGGCAAAAAATTTTCTCGAGGCCTTGGGTTTCTCGGGTTACTCCAACTCTAATGGACATGATATATCACTTTCAGTCAAGTGTCGCTATCTGGGGAAAGTTGTGGCTGACATGGCGGCTCTTACATTTGATAGCCGGCGGCGCACTTGTTACAATGCTATGATTAATAATTTCTATGTCCATGGGACATTCAAGGAGCTTCTTACAACTTTTGAAGCAACAAGTCAGTTGCTTTGGACTCTTCCTTACGTTGTTTCGGATTCCGGTGCTGATATTGTTAAGATTGGTGAGGGGGGAAAACCATCTCAAAGCTCTTGGCTGCTTGATACGTTACGGAGTCATTGTCGTGAACTTGAGTATTTTGTTAATTCTGGTTTGCTGTTATCTTCAACCTCTGCTTCTCAGATACTTGTGCAACCTGTTGATGTTGGTTTGTCATTGGGGTTGTTTCCTGTTCCAAAGGACCCAGAAGCATTCATTTGCATGTTGCAGTCCCAAGTTTTAGATGTGATACGTCCCATTTGGTGTCATCCATTGTTTCCTAAATGTGGTCCATGTTTCATCACTTCAatcatttcacttatgattcaCGTGTGCAATGGTGTTAGTGATGTAAAACGGAGTCGTGGTGGGTTTTCTGGGACTGTGAGCCAACGTTTTATGCCTCCTCCTGATGAAGCAATCATTGTGACCATAATTGAGATGGGCTTCTCAAGAGCGCGGGCAGAGGAAGCACTGAGAAGGGCGGAAACAAATAGTGTTGAGATGGCAATGGAATGGTTGTTTAATCATGCGGAAGATCCTGTGCAGGAGGATGATGAGTTGGCTCGTGCACTGGCTTTATCTCTTGGTAGTTCATCAGAAACACCTAAGATTGATAGTGCTGATAAATCTGTGCATGTTCTACTAGAAGAGGGACAAGCAAAAGCACCTCCTGCTGATGACATCCTTGCAACAGCTATGAAATTGTTCCAAGGCAGTGATACATTGGCTTTCCGGCTGACAGATTTTCTTGTTACTGTTTGCAACCGGAACACCGGGGAAGACCGTATGAAAGTTATTTCTTATCTTGTTCAACAGTTAAAGCTATACCCACTTGAGTTCTCCAAGGATAGCAGTCCACTGGGTATGATCTCACATACTTTAGCATTGATTATTTCAGAAGATGGAAGTGCTCGGGATATCGCTGCGCAGAATGGGATTGTCTcaattgtaattgatatcttgATGAATTTTATGGGCAAGAAGGAGGCTTCAAATGGGCTCCTTGTTCATAAATGTATTAGTGCGTTACTTCTCATCTTGGATAATCTGTCGCAGACCAGGCCTAAATTATGCGGTGATGGTACTGATGGAGCACAAAATGGTCCACCATCTGACTCAACAGAAAATCAATCTTCTGAgacaaaaaataaatcaattccAATTGTTAAAGATAAGAATGACTGTACTCTGGATGGATCTGAGTTCGAAGATATGCTTGGGAAGCCAACTGGTTATTTGACGATGGAGGAGAGTTCTAAGGCACTAGTAATTGCTTGTGACCTGATAAAGAGACATGTACCACCAATGGTAATGCAGGCTGTTCTTCAGTTATGTGCTCGGCTAACAAAATCACATGTTCTGGCTTTGCAATTTCTTGAAAGTGGTGGCATGATTGCCCTTTTTGGCATTCCAAGAGGTAGTTTTTTTCCCGGATATGTTACCTTAGCTTCTGCCATCATCAGACATCTTCTTGAAGATCCTCAGACATTGCAAACAGCCATTGAATTGGAGATACGCCAAACTCTTGGTGGAAATCGCCATGTTGGTGGCATATCTGTGAGAACATTTTTGACATCGATGGCACCTGTTATATCTAGAAATCCAGAGGTCTTCATGAGAGCGGCACTTTCCGTCTGTCAGTTGGAGTCATTGGGAGGGAGTTCCATTATCATGTTATCAAAAGATAAAGAGAAAGAAAAGCCAAAAGCATCTGGTGTTGAAGCTGGAGCATCTACTAATGAATGTCGTATTGTTGAAAATAAGTCTCATGATGGGTTTAGTAAGTACTCTAAAGGACATAAAAAGGTTTCAGCAAATCTTACTCAAGTGATTGATTTTCTCCTTGAAATTGTGTTGGCATATCCTATGAAGGAGGAGGATGGTTGCGCAGGTCATCTGAACACCATGGAGGTAGATGAACCTACCACCAAAAAGAAGGGTAAATTAAAGGTTGATGAGACGCTAAACTTAGGATCAGACGGTTTGGCAGACCAATTGGCATCCCTAGCTAAGATGACTTTTGTGCTCAAATTATTGAGCGACATTTTACTGATGTATGTTCATGCTGGAGGAGTTATATTGAAACGAGATTTGGAAATGTCTCAACTGCGCATGTCTGGTCATATAGGCTATCCTGGACAAGGGGGCGTAATTCATCATATTCTCCATTGTCTTCTTCCCATTTCAGTAGATAAATCTTTTGGCTCAGATGAATGGAGAGACAAACTTTCTGAAAAAGCTTCATGGTTTTTGGTTGTTTTGGCTGGCCGCTCTAGTGAAGGAAGGAGAAGGGTGTTCAATGAACTTTTCAAATCGCTATCTTCATTTTCACAAGTTGAGAATAATCCTTTTTGTAGCAATCTGTTACCTGACAAGAAAATCCTTGCTTTTGTTGATTTGGTGTATTCCATTTTATCAAAGAATTCTTCTGCAGGAAACTTACCTGGATCTGGGTGTTCACCTGACATTGCGAAAAGTATGATAGATGGTGGTATTGTGCATTGCTTATCAGATATTCTTCAAGCTATTGATTTGGACCACCCTGATGCGTTGAAAGTTGTGAATCTCATACTCAAGTCTTTGGAAAGCTTGACAAGGGCCGCTAATGCAAACGAACAAGTTCTTAAATCTGATGttctaaataagaaaaaaattatcgGCCAAAGTGGAAGGTCTGATGCTCAACATGATGGAATTCCAGcttctcaagaattgcaaaccaCCGAGGATGGGAATGAGCAACATAGGGCCATTAGTAATACTGGTTTAGAAGCATATCCCCAAATTATGCCTCACAATGATGGTAATCAAACTACAAATTTGAATGTGTCCATGGAGCAAGAGATGAGAACTGAGGAGATTCCAAATGCTAGTCCACCTATGGAACTTGAGTTGGATTACATGCATGAGGAAATGGAAGAAAGTCGTGCCTCACCCAATTCAACACAAATGACTTTCCGTGTGGAGAATAGAGTAGATCACGATATGAATGATGAAGAGGATGTCATGGGTGATGatggtgatgatgatgatgacgaCGACggagaagaagatgatgaggatgAAGATATAGCAGAAGACGGCACTGGTCTGATGTCCCTGGCTGATACAGATGTGGAGGATCGTGATGATACTGGCATCAGAGATGAatatattgatgatatgattgatgaagAAGATGATTTCCATGAAAATCGTGTCATTGAGGTGAGGTGGAGGGAAGCCCTTGATGGCTTAGATCATTTGCAGGTACGTGGACAAACAGGGACTGGAGGAGGGTTAATCGATGTAGCTGAAACCTTTGAAGGCGTGACTGTTGATGACTTATTTGGAATGCGTCGATCTTTTGGTTTTGAGCGGCGGCGTCAAGCTAATAGAACTTCCTATGAAAGATCAGTTACAGAAGGGAATGGTTTTCAACATCCTCTCCTTTTGAGGCCATCACATTCTGGGGATTCAGTGTCAGTATGGGCATCTAGTGGAAATACCTCCCAGGATTCAGGAGGCACTGAAAACCTTGATGTGGCCCATTTCTATATGTTTGATGCTTCCATTCTTCCTCATGAAAATTCTCCTTCTAACATATTTGGTGACCGACTTGGTGGGTCTGCACCTCCCCCACTAGCTGATTTTTCTACTGGCTTAGAGTCCTTGCATGTGTCGGGTCGAAGGGGGCCAAGTGATGGCCGGTGGACTGATGATGGCCAACCCCAAGCTGGTGGACAAGCCACTGCAATTGCGCAGGCAGTGGAAGAGAAATTCATTTCTCTATTGAGCAATAACGTTACTGCTGATAATGATGATAAATTTTCACAAAACCTAGCAGTTCCAGATAAACAGGGGGGAGATTCCATCATTGTTTCTAGATTGAGCAATAATGTTACTGCTGATAATGGTGATAAATTTTCACAAAACCTAGCAGTTCCAGATAAACAGGGGGGAGATTCCATCATTGCTGACAATCAACTGGAGGATATTGTTGATGCTCTGCAGAATGATGATCGGAGTCACGAACCTCAACTACTTGAGATGGGCATCACAGAGGTCCTCGCTGAACAAGCTGGTGGGTGCCAACAAGCAAGGGAAAATGTTCCAAGTTTGATTGTTAGTGATATAATTGAAATGGGGGGAGGAAATGTGTTTGGCAGCGAGTCATTGGAGACATCATCATGTTTGATTGCTCAAAATGGAGTGCTCTTTGATATGACTTCAAGGGATGGCATTCCATCTCAAGATGAGGGTTCTGATATGTCTTTTGTTCAAGATAATCAGTCCAGTTCTCATGCTCCATCGATTTCTGGATCATGTTTGCAAGTTCTTGGCAATCATCATGCTTCATCAAGTCCAGAAAATAGTGATGTTGAAATGGGTATTCAAAAATTACCACGGTCCGAGATCAATCTAGAGGAGCCATCATTACAACAAAGTGGTTTGATCGTTCGGGATTCAGGTCAAGCAGATGAAAGTAGGTTGAATAACGAGGCTTCAAATTCAAATGGTATAGATCCAACATTTTTGGATGCGCTTCCAGAAGATCTCCGTGCAGAGGTTCTTGCTTCACAACAAGCTCAGCCAGCTCAGGCTCCAACTCCTACTTATGCACCTCCTACTGTTGAAGATATAGATCCTGAGTTTTTGGCTGCTCTTCCACTTGATATTCAAGCTGAAGTGCTTGCCCAACAAAGAGTCCAAAGAATTGCACAGCAATCGGATGGTCAGCCCGTTGATATGGACAATGCATCAATTATTGCCACCTTTTCAGCTGATCTACGTGAAGAG GTTCTTTTGACTTCTTCAGAGGCTGTTTTATCTGCATTACCATCTCCATTACTTGCTGAAGCACAAATGCTCAGAGACCGAGCTTTAAATCGTTATCATGCTCGCAGTTTGTTTGGAAATAGCCAGGGGCTCAATAGTCGAGGAAATAGATTGGGATTGGGCTTTGATTGGCGGACAGTGATGGACAGGGGTGTCGGAGTCACTATTGGTGGGGGATCTTCTCCAGTAGATAACTTAAAGTTGAAAGAGCTTGATGGAGAACCACTTTTGAACTCTAAGGGCTTGAAAGCATTAATTCGCCTACTACGACTGGGACAG CCTCTTGGGAAAGGTCTGTTGCAGAGACTTTTGTTAAACTTATGCACCCACAGTGAGACAAGAGCTATTCTGGTTCGTCTTCTGCTCGATATGATCAATCCTGAGTCTGTAGGTATAGCTGGTGGAGTGACTGCAAAAAATGCACACAGGCTTTATGGATGTCAGTCTCATATTAATGGTCAATCTCAATTGCGTGATG GTGTTCCTTCAATTGTAATGCGAAGGGTACTCGAGATTCTGACCTATATGTCTACAAATCATTCTGGCATTGCCAGTCTTCTTTTCTACTTTGATGCGTCAAATATTTCTGAATCTTCCATCACAAGTCAGTCAGGAGGAAAGAGCGATAAGGGTAAGGAAAAATTCACTGGAGAAGAGCACCATCTTAGCCTTTCTGAAAGCTCACAAAACGGGGATGTCCCGTTGATATTGCTCCTTAGACTTTTAAGCCAGCCACTTTGCCTGCGGAGTATTTCTCATCTAGAACAG GTCATGGGTCTGCTCCAGGTGGTGGTATTTGCTGCGGCAGCCAAGGTAGAATGTAAGTCTAGTGTGGCAGAAACTGCATGTCAGACTGAAAATGTTTCTGGCGATGAAACTGCAATCGACATTCAGAAAGATCCTCATGTAAATGAAGTAAAACCTAATCCTCTTGACCAGAGTTCCAGTGCTTTGAACTCCAAAGCAAATTGTCAAAAAAGTGATACAACTCATGATATCTTCGTACGGATTCCGAGACAGGATTTGCATAATCTCTGCAGCCTTCTAGGTCATGAAGG GCTTTCAGACAAAGTTTACTCAATGGCTGGCGAGGTGCTAAAGAAGTTGGCCTTTGTTGCTGTTGCTCATCGCAAATTTTTTGTTTCGGAGCTTTCTGAGTCAGCCCATAGGTTGAGCAGATCAGCTGTTAATGAACTTATAACACTTAGAGATACACACATGCTGGGATTGAGCTCTGGATCCATGGCTGGGGCTTCAGTCCTTCGTGTGCTTCAGATACTCAGTGCAGTTACTTCAGTTGGCAGTTACTTGAACGAGGACAGAGTGGATGCTGAGGTGCAGGAAGAGCATACCACCATGTCAAAGTTAAATGTCGCACTGGAATCATTATGGGAAGAGCTAAGTGAGTGCATCAGTGCTGTGGAGTCAGAGCTAAGTCAGAATTCCCGGTCTCCAGTTTCCAGTATTAACATTGGCGAGCAGATGCAAGTTTCACCTGCATCCCCCCCTCTTCCCCCTGGAAGTCAGAGACTCTTGCCGTTTATTGAGGGTTTTTTTGTTCTATGCGAGAAAATACAGTCGAACAATACAATTTTGCATCAAGATAATTTCAATGTGACAGCTAGAGAAGTGAAAGAGTCTACTGGGAGCTCAGTTCCATCATCTGCCAAATGTGTGGATCCTTGCAGAAGACTAGATGGATCTGTCACATTTGCAAGGTTTGCTGAGAAGCACCGTCGCCTTCTTAATGCTTTTATAAGGCAGAATCCTGCTTTATTGGAAAAATCACTCTGTATGATGCTGAAAGCCTCTCGGCTGATTGATTTCGATAACAAAAGGGCTTATTTCCGATCCAGGATTAGGCAGCAGCATGATCAACACCTCTCAGGTCCACTGCGAATTA